Within the Thermosynechococcus sichuanensis E542 genome, the region CACCACTGTTCAAGGCTGGGAGACTCTACAGTACGTGCCAGAAAGAGATAATTTGGCCAAGATTGCCGCTCACGCCGGCTATACGCTGGAGGAACTGTTACGGTATCTTGAAGGCGATTTGCCAGACCCTAGTCTTGGAGCTAAGGAAGTGCTACTCAAAGCCATGCGCCAACTGCCTAAAGAGGATTTAGTAGAGATCCTCAACGAGGGAACCAAAATACTGGCTGGAGTCTAAGATGCGATTTACCATCACCACTGTGGCACTGACGATTGCCCTAATTGCTTTATACGCTTGGGGCGGTTATTGGCTAGAGAACCTAGGCACAGTGGCGATTCTAGTTCTTTATTGGTACGCTACATTTCAACCTCCAAGATCAGGAATATAATCCGTCTTTCTCAACGACTCCTTGTTGTTGTTGTAAAACCTCCTTAATCACATCGTCCCACAGCAAATCCAAGCACCCCGCAAAGCGTCGCTGCATAATCGCCGCCATCACGCGGTCTATCTCAGATTCAGTCAGTTCTAACTGCTCGGCGATCGCCTTCGCATACACCAAGTTGCGACCTTTTGTAATCATTTGCTCTAACTTGACATCTACTCGCATAAACACCTCATCAACTTCATAGTTGCACTCCCAAGAAGCTGAGCTACTTTTCCCATCGACTGTACTCCCCCAAGTCAAGATGGACATGCCCCCCGCTGTTCGGGTAAATGCCAAAACCACCCCGCCAATCCTTAAACAGATCGCGGATTTCTGCCCAAGGGAGATCGACGACGAAATCTACCGCCAGACCCACTTTGTGCAAACTGTTGGGACTACCTCCCGCACGGGAATTCCAAGGTTCGGGACGGTACCAACTGGTGACCCGCCAAGGTTTGCCAGAGCGAGTGCGGTAGGGCTGGATCGCCGTAGCCAGCGCCACGATGTTGTCAAAGTGCGCTAATTGATCTGGCAATCGTTGCCCGTTGTGAAGGGCTTCTCCCCAAGTGAAATTCCCGTTGGGGATGATTGAAAGCAGAAGTGTTGAATCCTGCAACAAAACTTAACACTCTAAGCCACACGTAGCTCTGGCTGCCAATCAAAGCTCCAATGCACTATGGAACACCGCCGACTTAGTTCTAGTTGCACATATCGTAACTTATCTAACAGCTTCCTCCCAAAGTATTCCGGTACATCCACTAGCTCTAAAATTAAATACGCAATCAGTACCATGTATATCTGGTTCACAACTCCATTCACACTCTTTGTAATCAATCGGTCTAACGATAAGTGCATTTTTAAGAATTTCCATAAGTTCTCAATCGCCCACCGCTGCCGATACAGTTCAGCCACTTCTTCATCTGTTAAATCCCATAGATTCGTTGCTATCCGAAACTCCGTCTTGCTGTCAATATCCCAAAAATGAACCACTCGATATCGGTCGTGATTGACTTCCGTTCTCATATTGTTCTTGATACGCACGATAAACTTTCTCTTCGCTTCACATAACTCATCAAGAAACTTCCAGCTCGCAAATCCTCTATCCATTATCGCTACGGCATTATCGGGAATCATTTTTATCACTTCTTCTCGAAAACTGATGTCATGCCTGACCGCCTCACTCGTTAAATTCTCCGTCACACTAAACCCATTCAACAGCTGGATTTGATGGTACCCGAGCTTACTTGTCAATGTAATGACTGTTGAATCGACAGGAATTTGAAGAGCAGTTGCGAGTTCAGGACGGGATAGTCGCAAGGGCTGAGGAGCTTGAGGACAGACTTGACAATTGTTCCAAAAGATGCCATGATAAATTGACTGTTTTTTCATCTTTTAAGGGAAGAATACGACATTTCTTCCCTTTTTTCTACCCCTTCAAACTGTCGTTCAACACTTCTGCTTTCTTTGATAAGAGCTAGGGCACAAACACGCCGGGCAAAAAGGTTTCGAGGTAAAGATGAATCAATTGGCGGCCAAAGAGACCACTGATAATAGCCGCCACTGCCAAAAACGGGCCAAAGGGAATCGGTTGCCGCCGCTGAATCCAACCCAGAGCAATCCCCAGTCCCCCCATCAGGCCACCGAGGGCGCAGGCCAAGAAAAAGGTAACAAGCAACCCCTGCCAACCTAACCAAGCCCCAATCATCGCTGCTAATTTGCTATCCCCTCCCCCCATGACCTCCTGACCAAGGGCGATCGCCCCCCCCCAGCGGATTAGATCAAAGAGCCAAATGCCCATCACTGCGGCAATGGCGCCTTCGGTGAGTCCACCGAGACCTGTTGTTAACCCTCTCACGAGCAAGCCGACAATCAACCCCCACTTTGTCAGGGGATGGGGCAGCGTCATCGTGTCTAGATCAATCAAGGCCAAGGCCAAGAGCCACGCACTCAGCAGCCACAGCACAAGGGTTTGCCCCTGCCAACCACTCACAGCCACAATCAGGACATATAGCAGTGCCGTCAACAGCTCAATCGCAGGATACCGCCAAGAAATGGGTGCATGGCAGTAGCGACATTGTCCCCGCAGGAGTAGCCAGCCCAAAATCGGGATATTGTCCCAGGGCTTGAGGGTGGTTAAACACATCGGGCAGCGAGACGGTGGATAGAGGAGCGATCGCCCGCTTGGTACACGGTAGATCACCACATTGAGAAAACTCCCCACCGCTGCCCCAAGGCCAAAGACAAGGCAGTAGCTGGCAAAGGTCAAAAAAGTTAGTGCAGTTATAGGCGTGTTACTTCCGGCAGATGATCGTAGGGAATAAAGCATTCTTGGGGCAGCAGCACGGGTTGGCTGGTAAACAGCACATAGCCCCGCAGGGTTTGTCGATTAACAGCGACACCCGCAGGTACCGTTTTTGCCCCATGAACCTGCTGGTAGAGATTATAGATGGATTGAGCAGCGGCTAATAGGGGGGTATCAACGGTTTCCATGGTTGGCAAAACTGGCATGTGCCCCACTCCTCGGCAATCGAACAATTAGAAACGATGATGTTTAGTTTTGAGCCAATCATCAGTTCTCACCAAGCGCCCCGCCTATGCAAAAGCAGTGCTCCTTTGCCAGTTAGCAGTTGTATCTAGCCAAGCGGGGCAAGCGCGATCGCTATTGCTATGCTTGAATTCTGGTTTAGCAAGGATTCGTTCGTAGGTTTTCAGCAGAAGCCAAGCTCCTTAGGCACGGCAAAAAATGTCAGCCTAGGCATCGGCTAGGTGCGCAAGATACGCTTCGGGGGCATCCCCTGTTTCCAAGAGCAGGACTTCATTGGCCGCAGTGGGGTACAAATCCAGTGTTATTCTCCCAAAAGCTATAAATGAGCCGCCAAAACCGTAAAAAATTGCAACATGCGCCCTCGTAGGGTTAAGGGGCAGAAGAATTGCCTATAATACTGTGAGCACGCCAATGCTTGAGGGAGTTGACGTTGACCACGACTGTTTTTCAAACCACAAAATCCCAAGAAATTTTTGCCGCTGCCCAAAAACTCATGCCCGGTGGCGTCAGTTCACCCGTGCGTGCTTTCAAGTCCGTCGGCGGCCAACCCATTGTTTTTGATCATGTCAAGGGTGCCCACATTTGGGATGTGGACGGCAACCAATACATTGACTATGTAGGGTCGTGGGGACCCGCGATTGTCGGCCATGCCCATCCCGAAGTCATTGAAGCCCTCCATGCCGCCCTCGAAAAGGGAACCAGCTTTGGCGCCCCCTGTGTGCTGGAGAATATCTTGGCGGAAATGGTGATTGCCGCTGTCCCCAGTGTGGAGATGGTGCGCTTTGTGAATTCTGGCACCGAAGCCTGTATGGCAGTGCTGCGGCTGATGCGTGCCTATACCCAGCGGGAAAAAGTAATCAAGTTTGAAGGCTGCTACCATGGCCATGCCGATATGTTCTTGGTCAAAGCAGGGTCAGGGGTGGCCACCCTAGGCTTACCTGATTCTCCCGGCGTGCCGAAAGCAACCACCGCCGCCACATTAACCGCACCCTACAACGATCTTGAAGCGGTCAGTCGCCTCTTTGAGCAGTATCCCGATGACATTGCAGGGGTGATTCTCGAGCCCGTGGTCGGCAATGCTGGCTTTATTCCCCCGGATGCCGGCTTTCTCGAAGGGCTGCGAGAGCTGACCAAGCAGTACGGTGCCCTCTTGGTCTTTGACGAAGTGATGACCGGCTTTCGCATTGCCTATGGCGGTGCTCAGGAAAAATTTGGTGTCACACCGGATCTCACCACCCTCGGCAAAGTAATTGGCGGTGGCCTACCAGTGGGTGCCTATGGCGGTCGCGCTGACATTATGAAGATGGTGGCGCCGGCAGGACCGGTGTATCAAGCGGGTACTCTCTCTGGCAATCCCTTGGCAATGACAGCGGGCATCAAAACCTTGGAAATTCTCAGTCGCCCCGGTAGCTACGAAAAACTGGATCGAATCACAGGCAAGCTGATCCAAGGACTGTTAGAGGTGGCACAGGAATTTGGCCATGAGGTGTGTGGTGGGCACATCAGTGGCATGTTTGGTCTCTTTTTCACCGCTGGTCCGGTGACGAACTATGAGCAAGCTAAGCAGTCGGATTTGAAAAAGTTTGCCGCCTTCCACCGGGGCATGCTGGAGCAGGGGATTTACCTTGCGCCATCCCAGTTTGAAGCGGGGTTTACTTCCCTTGCTCATACGGAGGCGGATATTGAGCGCACGATTGCGGCGGCGCGGACAGTGCTGAGTCAGCTTTGAGCTTTTACCGTTGCGGCAAGGAGCACCACATCCATTAAGTCCGCAAGGTTGAGGCAGGGAAAAACCACCACATCCCCCAATTGATGAATGGCGCGGCTGCTGTCTTCGGCCAAGGTAATTATGGGGAGCTTTCGTAGTTTGGGATGATTCTCCAGATGGGCGACTTCGTCAGCGGGCAAATCCCAAATCAGAACATCGGGCTGCCAAATCTCCACCAGTAGATCGGCCTGTTCGAGGTCTTCTGCTTCGAGAAGCCGCAGATGGGGCAGGTTAATTTCATGGAGTAGGCCGAGGCGGAGTACCGTTTGATTGAGGAGGGGACGCTCGCAGGTTGATTTTTCCGTTAGAGTAGCCAGTCGCGGAAAACACCAGCGATCAAGAACATCAATGAGCAGACTGGGATGACTACTCAAGGGCAGCCGCTGCACGAAACCCGTCAAGCCCAAGGGAGTGGCTTCATCGGAGATGATGATTAAAGGCACAGTGGCAGTAAAAGAACTGGTGGTTAGACTTTCAACCACATCAGCCAAAATCAAACTACTGGCGGGGCGGACGACAATGGCGCTGGGTTGCAGTTGCTCCAGCTTATCAAGGGCTTCAAGGGGATGGCGAGCGACCATGTAGCCGTAGTGACTGCGTCGCAAGGCGGAAGTCGTATCCATGATCCACGTGGCATCGTTACTGACCAAAAGGATCAATTGAGCCGTAGTGGGTAATTCAGGGGGAAGTTCTTCAGCAAAGGGCAGCAGGACTGTCCACTCACTAGAGCTGTCAGCTTGGGCGATAAAGGAAAGCTCACCATTGTGCAGACGACAGAGTTGGCGGGCGAGCATCAGCCCCATGGTGACTTCGGCGTAGTCCTCGAGGCATTCCTGTAGCAGGCGATCGTGATCCTTAAGGGGAATGCCATGTCCCTCTTCCCACAGTTGCAGCGCCAGCCAATTTTGCCAGCGACTCAAGCGCAGTCCATAGCGATCGCTGGGGAATAGCATCAGCCACCCCAAGAGATGGGCAAAAATCTGCCGTAGCCGTAGCGGATCCCCATAGAGGTACACGCTGCTGAGGGGAACCTCAATTTGCCATTGCCAACGGGAAATGTTCTGGCCATACAGATGCTCCGCCAATTCCTGCGATCGCAACCACAAACTCGCCAATTCTACGGTTTCCCATTGCAATTCCAACTCTCGCCAGAGGGCACGGGTGTAGTCCTGCCACGTCTGAATGAGGCGATTCATTTGCCAACCGCTACGTTGGATGAGAGCAAGGTAGTCCTGTTGTTCTGGCAGAGGGTGCTGCCACAGAAGTTGCGTGAGGCTGAGAATCGCCGTGAGGGGATTTTTGAGTTCATGTCCCAAGCTCAGCAGGAGACGCTTTTGCTGATGGAGGCGCAGTTGGTGCAAGCGGGTGGGGGTCATCGGATCAGCCTCTTGCCGCCGTTGGGCAAAAAATAACCAATAGCGATCGCTAGCCACCGCGACACCGCCTTCTGCCTTCTCCCAGTCCAACGACGTTAAATTCAAGGGAAATGAACACACCTGCCACAGCGATCCCGCCTCTAGCGCCTGACAATTCATGCCCTCAAATTTCGGCTGTATTAACGGCAAAAAGTCAGTTAAGTGTTTTGACCAAGCCCAATTTTGCCAAACGACTTTGCCTTGGGCATTTTGAATTTGAATCGGCACGGGCAATTGTTCAATCACCTCCAGCCAAGGCAAGGGGGGCTGGCACGCCCAGCGATAGAGTAAATGTTGCTGATCCAGTAGTCCCAAAAAGCAACCCTGTGCATCCACGACCGCAATATAGGCTGGCATCTGAGGTTGGCTGCGCAACCATCCCTGAAACTGTAATCGTGTCCACGTTGCGGGTACCGCCACCACAGGCGATCGCCAGGAGGCCGTCACACTACCCACTGCCAAATCAGCGAACTGCGCTTCCCGCTCCAAACTCAACGCCAACCGCCAACCCTGCACCACTCCCAAGGGTTTTTGCTGCTCATCCACAATGACGATCGTCTCTGGAAGGGTTTCTTGCCAACGCTGGCACACCTCCCTGAGAGACAGATTTGCCCCTACCGTCATCGCAGGTTTAGTAAAGCTGGCTAGGGAGAGGGAATTCATGGTGAAATAGGGAGTTGGCAAATAAAGAGATAGGATGCTGCTTTACACTGGCTTTTCTATTTTTGAACGTCTTCCATCCTTACTGGGCAGGGCTGTTGGTTCTAAGCTTGTAATGAAATGGCAACACTCCTCCAGAAAACACTGCCACCACCAGCGAGAAAGTGATAGGATGCTATCAGATGCAAACCCAAGTCCTGAAAGCTCGTGGCGCAGTCAACCGCACTAACAATCTGTGGCTTAGTTTACTCGCCCGCTATTGGCCAAGAACTGGTACGTTTGCATAACTCTGACATCGATGAACTGGTTTACTTTTCAAATGAAAGAGAATTTTGCACCTATTTAGAGCAACGACGAAATAGTATTGCTTGCTTAATTTTAGAATGGGGAGAGGGGACGCCGCAAATCATTACCTACCTGCACCACAGCGCCACACTATTGCCCGCCATTCTCATTTTTCCTGCGGCTCTGTCTCCCCCACCCCCTGGGCCTCACTACCACGTAGCTGAAGTCATTCTCACCACCGATCACCTGCATCAGCTTAACCAGCAAATCGAAGAAGCCATTACTGGATTTGTGAAACTTTGTCCGGGATGTGCGGTGCCTCCCCATGTCATGTTTCGCATGCCCGCTCTTAAAGACAGTAGCAACGTTGACCCCCAGCACCGCCTGTCCCAGAAGTTAAAGGAGCGACTTGGCTACCTTGGTGTCTATTACAAGCGGGATACCGCCTTTTTCTTCCGCCGTATGTCTGCTGCCGATAAGCGCAAACTCCTCGACGAATTGCGTTCAATTTATCGTACCATTGTCCTTGAGTACTTTAACACTGATGCCAAAGTCAATGAGCATATTGACGAATTTGTTAGTAAAGCATTCTTTGCGGATATTTCTGTTGCCCAAGTCCTAGAGATTCACGTTGAACTCATGGATAATTTTTCTAAGCAACTCAAACTCGAAGGTCGCAGTGAGGACATTTTGCTTGATTATCGCCTGACACTCATTGATGTCATCGCCCATCTATGCGAAATGTACCGTCGCTCTATTCCGCGTGAGGTGTAACTCCTATGGCTCCTCTGCGGAAGACTTACGTTCTTAAGCTGTACGTGGCTGGCAATACGGCCAACTCCGTGCGTGCCCTTAAAACCCTCAACAACATTCTTGAAAAAGAATTTAAGGGCGTCTATGCCCTCAAAGTGATTGATGTCCTCAAAAACCCCCAATTGGCTGAGGAGGATAAAATTCTAGCCACACCCACCTTGGCCAAAGTCTTACCGCCCCCCGTACGCCGTATTATTGGGGACTTATCCAACCGTGAGAAAGTTCTCATTGGCCTCGACTTGCTGTACGAAGAGATTGGCGAGCAGTCCGACGACGAACTTGGGTTGGAATAAGCACAGTGGTTAGAATGTCTCAGTTTAGAATAACCTTTTGGAATTTTTTGCAGAATACTCAATCTAAAAACCTTCTATGACGAACCTACCAGAAAGTCAGTTAAGTCCAACTGGGCAGTCCCCTGCGGAAGTCAAGAAAATCCCAACAATGATCGAGGGCTTTGACGACATTAGTCATGGCGGCCTCCCCCAAGGACGTACCACATTGGTCAGTGGGACATCGGGGACAGGGAAGACTCTTTTTGCGGTGCAATTTCTTTATAATGGCATCACAATTTTTAATGAGCCGGGTATATTTGTCACCTTTGAGGAGTCCCCCCAAGACATTATTAAAAACGCGCTGAGCTTTGGCTGGAATCTCCAGAGTCTCATTGATCAAGGGAAGCTGTTTATTCTTGATGCCTCTCCCGATCCGGACGGCCAAGAGGTGGCGGGGGATTTTGATCTGTCGGCGCTCATTGAGCGTATTCAATATGCCATTCGCAAATACAAAGCCACCCGTGTCTCGATTGATTCGGTGACCGCCGTTTTTCAGCAGTATGACGCGGCCTCAGTGGTGCGGCGGGAGATTTTTCGCTTGGCGTTTCGCCTCAAACAGTTGGGGGTGACGACGATCATGACCACGGAGCGGGTGGATGAGTATGGCCCTGTGGCGCGTTTTGGCGTAGAAGAGTTTGTCTCTGACAATGTGGTGATTTTGCGTAATGTCCTCGAGGGGGAACGGCGGCGGCGTACCGTTGAAATTCTCAAGCTGCGGGGCACGACCCACATGAAGGGGGAATATCCCTTTACAATCAACAACGGCATCAACATCTTCCCCTTGGGAGCGATGCGCCTCACCCAACGCTCCTCGAATGTGCGGGTCTCTTCCGGGGTCAAAACCCTTGACGAGATGTGTGGCGGCGGCTTTTTCAAGGATTCGATTATTTTGGCCACCGGCGCAACGGGAACGGGCAAAACGTTGTTGGTCAGCAAGTTCCTTGAGACAGGATGCCAACAGGGGGAACGGGCATTGTTGTTTGCCTATGAAGAATCGCGGGCGCAATTGTCCCGAAATGCTTCCTCTTGGGGCATTGATTTTGAGGAGTTAGAACGGCGAGGGCTATTGCGGATTATTTGCGCCTATCCCGAGTCGGCAGGGCTAGAGGATCACTTGCAGATTATTAAATCGGAAATTGCCGACTTTAAGCCGTCACGGGTAGCCATTGACTCTCTATCGGCCTTGGCACGGGGGGTAAGCAATAATGCCTTCCGTCAGTTTGTGATTGGGGTCACGGGTTTTGCCAAGCAGGAGGAGATCACGGGCTTTTTCACTAACACCACGGATCAGTTTATGGGATCCAACTCAATTACGGAGTCCCATATCTCAACGATTACCGACACGATTTTGCTGTTGCAGTATGTAGAAATTCGTGGTGAAATGTCACGGGCCATTAACGTCTTTAAGATGCGCGGCTCTTGGCATGATAAGGGAATTCGAGAGTATGTGATTACTGAGAAGGGGGCGGAGATCCGCGATTCTTTCCGCAATTTCGAGGGCATTATCAGCGGTACCCCCACGCGCATTTCAGTGGACGAAAAAACGGAGCTGTCGCGGATTGCCAAGGGGATGCAAGACCTAGAAAACGAGTAACTCCATGCAGTTGAACCAAGTCATTGTGGTGCACAAAGCGGGCGATCGCCAGAGCAAGGAATGGGCGGATCGCGCTTCCCGTCAACTGCAACAGCGGGGTGCCAATGTGCTGGTCGGCCCCAGTGGTCCCAAGGACAACCCCTACCCCGTTTTTATGGCCTCAGTCACAGAGCCGATTGATCTGGCGGTGGTTCTGGGGGGAGATGGCACCTCCTTGGCGGCGGCACGGCATTTGGCTGCGGCTGGCGTTCCGATTCTAGCAGTGAATGTGGGGGGACATTTGGGGTTTTTGACGGAGCCGCTGGAACTGTTTCGCGATATGGAGGCGGTTTGGGATCGCCTTGAGCGAGATGAGTATGCCATGCAACAGCGGATGATGCTGCAAGCCCAAGTCCTTGAGGGGTCAAAATGGCATCCTGAGGTGGTGGGCGATCGCTACTATGCCCTCAATGAAATGTGCATTAAGCCAGCGTCTGCCGATCGCATGATCACCGCTATCCTCGAAATGGAAATTGATGGCGATGTGGTGGATCAATACCAAGGGGATGGGTTACTGGTGGCCACCCCCACCGGCTCCACCTGCTATACGGTTGCAGCCAATGGCCCCATTTTGCATCCGGGGATGGAAGCCCTTGTGGTCACGCCTATTTGTCCCCTGAGCCTTTCTAGCCGCCCCATTGTGTTGCCCGCCCGCTCCGCAGTGAGCATTTGGCC harbors:
- a CDS encoding helix-turn-helix transcriptional regulator; the encoded protein is MDKEARERLAKIVRQARGQMSYRAYGRLLGVSGTTVQGWETLQYVPERDNLAKIAAHAGYTLEELLRYLEGDLPDPSLGAKEVLLKAMRQLPKEDLVEILNEGTKILAGV
- a CDS encoding D-Ala-D-Ala carboxypeptidase family metallohydrolase; translated protein: MPDQLAHFDNIVALATAIQPYRTRSGKPWRVTSWYRPEPWNSRAGGSPNSLHKVGLAVDFVVDLPWAEIRDLFKDWRGGFGIYPNSGGHVHLDLGEYSRWEK
- a CDS encoding transposase gives rise to the protein MKKQSIYHGIFWNNCQVCPQAPQPLRLSRPELATALQIPVDSTVITLTSKLGYHQIQLLNGFSVTENLTSEAVRHDISFREEVIKMIPDNAVAIMDRGFASWKFLDELCEAKRKFIVRIKNNMRTEVNHDRYRVVHFWDIDSKTEFRIATNLWDLTDEEVAELYRQRWAIENLWKFLKMHLSLDRLITKSVNGVVNQIYMVLIAYLILELVDVPEYFGRKLLDKLRYVQLELSRRCSIVHWSFDWQPELRVA
- a CDS encoding prepilin peptidase codes for the protein MLYSLRSSAGSNTPITALTFLTFASYCLVFGLGAAVGSFLNVVIYRVPSGRSLLYPPSRCPMCLTTLKPWDNIPILGWLLLRGQCRYCHAPISWRYPAIELLTALLYVLIVAVSGWQGQTLVLWLLSAWLLALALIDLDTMTLPHPLTKWGLIVGLLVRGLTTGLGGLTEGAIAAVMGIWLFDLIRWGGAIALGQEVMGGGDSKLAAMIGAWLGWQGLLVTFFLACALGGLMGGLGIALGWIQRRQPIPFGPFLAVAAIISGLFGRQLIHLYLETFLPGVFVP
- the hemL gene encoding glutamate-1-semialdehyde 2,1-aminomutase; translated protein: MPGGVSSPVRAFKSVGGQPIVFDHVKGAHIWDVDGNQYIDYVGSWGPAIVGHAHPEVIEALHAALEKGTSFGAPCVLENILAEMVIAAVPSVEMVRFVNSGTEACMAVLRLMRAYTQREKVIKFEGCYHGHADMFLVKAGSGVATLGLPDSPGVPKATTAATLTAPYNDLEAVSRLFEQYPDDIAGVILEPVVGNAGFIPPDAGFLEGLRELTKQYGALLVFDEVMTGFRIAYGGAQEKFGVTPDLTTLGKVIGGGLPVGAYGGRADIMKMVAPAGPVYQAGTLSGNPLAMTAGIKTLEILSRPGSYEKLDRITGKLIQGLLEVAQEFGHEVCGGHISGMFGLFFTAGPVTNYEQAKQSDLKKFAAFHRGMLEQGIYLAPSQFEAGFTSLAHTEADIERTIAAARTVLSQL
- a CDS encoding ATP-binding response regulator, which encodes MNSLSLASFTKPAMTVGANLSLREVCQRWQETLPETIVIVDEQQKPLGVVQGWRLALSLEREAQFADLAVGSVTASWRSPVVAVPATWTRLQFQGWLRSQPQMPAYIAVVDAQGCFLGLLDQQHLLYRWACQPPLPWLEVIEQLPVPIQIQNAQGKVVWQNWAWSKHLTDFLPLIQPKFEGMNCQALEAGSLWQVCSFPLNLTSLDWEKAEGGVAVASDRYWLFFAQRRQEADPMTPTRLHQLRLHQQKRLLLSLGHELKNPLTAILSLTQLLWQHPLPEQQDYLALIQRSGWQMNRLIQTWQDYTRALWRELELQWETVELASLWLRSQELAEHLYGQNISRWQWQIEVPLSSVYLYGDPLRLRQIFAHLLGWLMLFPSDRYGLRLSRWQNWLALQLWEEGHGIPLKDHDRLLQECLEDYAEVTMGLMLARQLCRLHNGELSFIAQADSSSEWTVLLPFAEELPPELPTTAQLILLVSNDATWIMDTTSALRRSHYGYMVARHPLEALDKLEQLQPSAIVVRPASSLILADVVESLTTSSFTATVPLIIISDEATPLGLTGFVQRLPLSSHPSLLIDVLDRWCFPRLATLTEKSTCERPLLNQTVLRLGLLHEINLPHLRLLEAEDLEQADLLVEIWQPDVLIWDLPADEVAHLENHPKLRKLPIITLAEDSSRAIHQLGDVVVFPCLNLADLMDVVLLAATVKAQS
- a CDS encoding circadian clock protein KaiA; the protein is MAQSTALTICGLVYSPAIGQELVRLHNSDIDELVYFSNEREFCTYLEQRRNSIACLILEWGEGTPQIITYLHHSATLLPAILIFPAALSPPPPGPHYHVAEVILTTDHLHQLNQQIEEAITGFVKLCPGCAVPPHVMFRMPALKDSSNVDPQHRLSQKLKERLGYLGVYYKRDTAFFFRRMSAADKRKLLDELRSIYRTIVLEYFNTDAKVNEHIDEFVSKAFFADISVAQVLEIHVELMDNFSKQLKLEGRSEDILLDYRLTLIDVIAHLCEMYRRSIPREV
- the kaiB gene encoding circadian clock protein KaiB, which gives rise to MAPLRKTYVLKLYVAGNTANSVRALKTLNNILEKEFKGVYALKVIDVLKNPQLAEEDKILATPTLAKVLPPPVRRIIGDLSNREKVLIGLDLLYEEIGEQSDDELGLE
- the kaiC gene encoding circadian clock protein KaiC; this translates as MTNLPESQLSPTGQSPAEVKKIPTMIEGFDDISHGGLPQGRTTLVSGTSGTGKTLFAVQFLYNGITIFNEPGIFVTFEESPQDIIKNALSFGWNLQSLIDQGKLFILDASPDPDGQEVAGDFDLSALIERIQYAIRKYKATRVSIDSVTAVFQQYDAASVVRREIFRLAFRLKQLGVTTIMTTERVDEYGPVARFGVEEFVSDNVVILRNVLEGERRRRTVEILKLRGTTHMKGEYPFTINNGINIFPLGAMRLTQRSSNVRVSSGVKTLDEMCGGGFFKDSIILATGATGTGKTLLVSKFLETGCQQGERALLFAYEESRAQLSRNASSWGIDFEELERRGLLRIICAYPESAGLEDHLQIIKSEIADFKPSRVAIDSLSALARGVSNNAFRQFVIGVTGFAKQEEITGFFTNTTDQFMGSNSITESHISTITDTILLLQYVEIRGEMSRAINVFKMRGSWHDKGIREYVITEKGAEIRDSFRNFEGIISGTPTRISVDEKTELSRIAKGMQDLENE
- a CDS encoding NAD(+) kinase, which produces MQLNQVIVVHKAGDRQSKEWADRASRQLQQRGANVLVGPSGPKDNPYPVFMASVTEPIDLAVVLGGDGTSLAAARHLAAAGVPILAVNVGGHLGFLTEPLELFRDMEAVWDRLERDEYAMQQRMMLQAQVLEGSKWHPEVVGDRYYALNEMCIKPASADRMITAILEMEIDGDVVDQYQGDGLLVATPTGSTCYTVAANGPILHPGMEALVVTPICPLSLSSRPIVLPARSAVSIWPLDDHSLNTKLWMDGVLATSIWPGQRVQVTMADCQARFIILRDHYSFYQTLREKLAWAGARIPYHNNHRN